A genomic window from Fibrobacterota bacterium includes:
- a CDS encoding radical SAM protein — translation MAAETILSNTLAWCVRCAKAETARVVSREGGVFLERLCAAQRAEPVLLAASESWYRARVMRPRAIQRPVHPKAALEGCPRDCGPCARHLSDLRLPIFSITNVCNLDCPICFTHNRPDLAYHKSLDDVARIADRILERNPAQTIVDLTGGEPTLHPQLPEIVALLRSKGFSRVMVNTNGLRLARDRELAQALSRHDAHVVLSLDTLDPQKSRIIHGADIVEAKEKCLDVLQEFSIPTTVIFVAIKGLNDSELAPLAARLLAREHVLSITVQNMAYTGANGSRFPGDGRIAMDEVESLLCEVPGITAGDFLTPAGSHPLCYSMAWFAQDAGRLLSMARILPRKRLEGSSAGSYLPRLDAAMVEEFQSGLARAWSEGCDPEDLKVLRRISLLAQDPQLSESDRARKLERSVKMVCVHPHMDGANFDLDRISHCGDLVPDESGSMIPACSYNLLYRERDERFWKPSLQETP, via the coding sequence ATGGCCGCCGAGACGATTCTTTCCAACACCTTGGCGTGGTGCGTGCGTTGCGCCAAGGCGGAAACGGCCCGGGTCGTCTCGCGCGAAGGTGGAGTGTTCCTGGAAAGGCTCTGCGCGGCCCAACGCGCCGAGCCGGTGTTGTTGGCGGCTTCGGAAAGCTGGTACCGCGCTCGCGTGATGCGCCCGCGCGCCATCCAGCGCCCCGTGCACCCCAAGGCCGCCTTGGAAGGGTGCCCGCGCGATTGCGGGCCCTGCGCAAGGCATTTGTCGGATCTGCGGTTGCCCATCTTTTCCATCACCAACGTGTGCAACCTCGATTGCCCGATCTGTTTCACGCACAACCGGCCGGATCTGGCCTACCACAAATCCCTGGACGACGTGGCGCGGATCGCCGATCGCATCCTGGAACGCAACCCTGCGCAGACCATCGTGGACCTGACCGGGGGCGAGCCCACGCTCCATCCGCAGTTGCCGGAAATTGTCGCGTTGCTGCGATCCAAGGGGTTCTCCAGGGTCATGGTGAACACCAACGGGTTGCGGCTTGCGCGCGATCGCGAACTGGCCCAGGCGCTCTCCCGCCACGATGCCCACGTGGTGCTGTCGCTGGATACGCTGGATCCGCAAAAGAGCCGGATCATCCACGGCGCCGACATCGTGGAGGCCAAGGAAAAATGCCTGGATGTGCTCCAGGAATTCTCCATCCCCACCACGGTCATCTTCGTGGCCATCAAGGGGCTCAACGATTCCGAACTCGCCCCGTTGGCCGCACGGTTGTTGGCGCGCGAGCATGTGCTGTCCATCACCGTGCAGAACATGGCCTACACAGGTGCCAACGGGTCCAGGTTCCCCGGCGACGGGCGCATCGCCATGGACGAGGTGGAATCGCTCCTGTGCGAGGTTCCGGGCATCACGGCGGGGGATTTCCTGACTCCGGCTGGATCGCACCCCTTGTGCTATTCCATGGCGTGGTTCGCGCAGGATGCCGGACGTCTTTTGTCAATGGCCAGGATCCTCCCCCGCAAGCGCCTGGAAGGTTCCAGCGCCGGAAGCTACCTGCCCCGTTTGGACGCGGCCATGGTGGAAGAGTTCCAATCGGGATTGGCGCGCGCGTGGTCGGAAGGGTGCGATCCGGAAGATCTGAAGGTGCTGCGGCGCATCAGCCTGTTGGCGCAGGATCCGCAATTGTCGGAATCCGACCGCGCCCGCAAGCTGGAACGGTCGGTGAAGATGGTCTGCGTGCATCCGCACATGGACGGCGCGAATTTCGATCTGGACCGGATTTCCCACTGCGGCGATCTGGTCCCGGACGAATCCGGATCGATGATCCCTGCCTGTTCCTACAACCTGCTCTACCGCGAGCGCGACGAGCGCTTCTGGAAACCTTCCCTGCAGGAGACTCCATGA
- a CDS encoding radical SAM protein, with translation MSEYAHSTTQSVCPECRQKVSAQVVERDGEVFLDKWCVSHGASSVLISSDAEWFRNSVHHVKPRQVPLALQVDGFKGCPESCGFCTEHRQHTCLPVIEILRDCDLRCPVCLKGEATDERMDLATFEKVLDTLLAAEGTVPVINLSGGEPTMHPQLPEFLALAREKGVTQVTVSTNGLRLLEDPMLRDVFAENGTLVALQFDSLREEDNRILRGRALYQQRMALIEILEHEDIPYSFVATIARGVNEDQISDLAELLFTTKASTLMLQPVSLAGRAADWDTARRLTIPDVVAGLAKNPRLRREDFHPLPCSHPSCFAMSYFVETDDGIWKTLETFLGREGFLNLVTNRTLPGLDSEGFEALRLKMYELWSAADSADRSDRFLARLRDLLRRLPQVAGDPKALMAIGRSSMKAIFIHDFMDVHSMDISRLQKCCNPYARMDGTLVPMCAQNVFFGD, from the coding sequence ATGAGCGAATACGCCCACTCCACCACCCAGTCGGTCTGCCCCGAGTGTCGCCAAAAAGTGTCCGCTCAGGTCGTGGAGCGCGACGGCGAGGTGTTCCTGGACAAGTGGTGCGTTTCGCATGGAGCGAGCTCGGTGTTGATTTCGTCCGATGCCGAATGGTTCCGGAATTCGGTCCATCATGTGAAGCCGCGCCAGGTGCCGTTGGCCTTGCAGGTGGACGGATTCAAGGGGTGTCCCGAATCCTGCGGGTTCTGCACCGAGCATCGCCAGCACACGTGCCTGCCGGTGATCGAGATCCTGCGCGATTGCGATCTGCGTTGCCCCGTGTGCCTGAAGGGCGAGGCAACGGATGAACGCATGGATCTGGCCACCTTCGAGAAGGTGCTGGACACCCTGCTCGCGGCGGAAGGCACCGTGCCGGTGATCAACCTCAGTGGCGGCGAGCCCACGATGCATCCCCAGCTTCCGGAGTTCCTGGCGCTGGCCCGCGAGAAGGGCGTGACCCAGGTGACGGTGTCCACCAACGGGCTGCGGCTTCTGGAAGACCCCATGTTGCGGGACGTGTTCGCCGAAAACGGCACGCTGGTGGCCCTCCAGTTCGATTCCCTCCGCGAGGAGGACAACCGCATCCTGCGCGGACGGGCGCTCTACCAGCAACGCATGGCGTTGATCGAGATCCTGGAGCACGAAGACATCCCCTATTCCTTCGTGGCCACCATCGCGCGCGGAGTCAACGAAGACCAGATTTCGGATCTCGCCGAGCTGTTGTTTACCACCAAGGCGTCCACCCTGATGCTGCAGCCCGTGTCGCTGGCCGGGCGCGCCGCGGACTGGGACACGGCGCGCAGATTGACGATTCCCGACGTGGTGGCGGGATTGGCGAAGAATCCCAGGCTGCGGCGGGAGGACTTCCATCCGCTTCCCTGCTCGCACCCGTCGTGCTTCGCCATGAGCTACTTCGTGGAGACCGATGACGGAATCTGGAAAACCTTGGAGACATTCCTGGGTCGGGAAGGATTCCTGAACCTGGTGACCAACCGGACCCTGCCCGGATTGGATTCCGAAGGCTTCGAAGCATTGCGATTGAAGATGTACGAGCTGTGGAGCGCGGCGGATTCCGCCGATCGCTCCGACCGGTTCCTCGCGCGATTGCGCGATCTGTTGCGCAGACTTCCCCAAGTCGCGGGCGACCCGAAGGCCTTGATGGCCATCGGGCGTTCCAGCATGAAGGCGATCTTCATCCACGACTTCATGGATGTCCACAGCATGGACATTTCCCGGCTGCAAAAGTGCTGCAACCCCTACGCCCGCATGGACGGAACCCTGGTTCCCATGTGCGCGCAGAACGTGTTCTTCGGAGACTGA
- a CDS encoding aminotransferase class V-fold PLP-dependent enzyme translates to MFRLRRDVYWDNNATTAPSKAVVREMVRVLEHVHGNPSSPHRAAHDARTVLERSRQTVARTIGADSAQIHFCGSATEATNQILRSVVASSGGVCRILSSPVEHHAVLRTLEAMAAEGVEVELLAVDERGLVREDSLVRALERPAHLVCILRVNNETGAIQDVARLAGVAHAHGALVFSDCVQALGKIPVDVRALGIDYAVVASHKIHGPKGIGALWAREGAPLVAQVHGGAQEGGLRAGTEALHDIAGFAEACRNLTKSIDQASMVASVMEQFLSGLRALFPEAVEAVPASLRVANTAMVRFPGVPNGVLMGWLDLRGIRVSAGSACATDEDLPSHVLMAQGWTPDQAREALRFSLDTTLPERVLRSQAEQVLGALKAYRDGKSSSMELLRGAEVAALLADPRTQVVDMRSAMDRKLIPPFPGAFLAGAHPWEKLPDLPRGRRLVVVCQAGFEAPVMAWRLKRAGHDPVSVVIGGMVACKLAGVVG, encoded by the coding sequence ATGTTCCGTCTGCGCCGCGACGTGTATTGGGACAACAACGCCACCACCGCTCCTTCCAAGGCGGTGGTCCGCGAGATGGTGCGCGTGCTGGAACATGTCCATGGCAACCCGAGTTCGCCCCATCGCGCCGCCCACGATGCGCGGACGGTGCTGGAGCGTTCGCGTCAAACCGTGGCCCGGACAATCGGTGCTGATTCTGCCCAGATCCACTTCTGCGGATCCGCGACCGAGGCCACCAACCAGATCCTGCGATCCGTGGTGGCGTCGAGCGGCGGCGTGTGCCGAATTTTGTCCAGCCCGGTGGAGCACCACGCGGTGTTGCGGACCTTGGAGGCGATGGCCGCCGAAGGCGTGGAGGTCGAACTCCTCGCGGTGGACGAGCGCGGCTTGGTGCGCGAAGATTCCCTGGTGCGCGCGTTGGAGCGGCCCGCCCACTTGGTGTGCATCCTGCGCGTCAACAACGAAACCGGCGCGATCCAGGATGTGGCGCGACTGGCCGGGGTTGCGCACGCCCACGGAGCGTTGGTCTTTTCCGACTGCGTGCAGGCGCTGGGCAAGATCCCGGTGGATGTGCGCGCCTTGGGCATCGATTACGCCGTGGTGGCTTCCCACAAGATCCACGGTCCCAAAGGGATTGGCGCCTTGTGGGCGCGGGAAGGTGCGCCGCTGGTCGCGCAGGTCCACGGCGGCGCGCAGGAGGGAGGTCTGCGGGCGGGAACCGAGGCGTTGCACGACATCGCGGGGTTCGCCGAGGCATGTCGAAATTTGACGAAGTCGATCGATCAGGCCTCGATGGTCGCTTCCGTGATGGAGCAATTTCTGTCTGGTTTGCGCGCTCTGTTCCCGGAGGCGGTGGAGGCTGTTCCCGCCTCGCTTCGGGTGGCCAATACGGCCATGGTCCGATTTCCCGGCGTTCCCAACGGCGTGCTGATGGGTTGGTTGGATCTGCGCGGGATTCGCGTTTCCGCCGGATCCGCCTGCGCCACGGATGAAGATCTTCCCTCCCATGTGTTGATGGCCCAAGGCTGGACTCCCGACCAGGCGCGCGAAGCCTTGCGGTTCAGCCTGGACACCACGTTGCCTGAACGTGTGCTCCGTTCCCAAGCGGAACAAGTGCTGGGAGCCTTGAAGGCTTACCGTGACGGCAAGTCTTCCTCCATGGAGTTGCTCCGTGGCGCGGAGGTCGCCGCATTGCTGGCGGATCCGCGAACGCAGGTGGTGGACATGCGATCTGCCATGGATCGGAAGTTGATTCCGCCCTTTCCTGGCGCCTTTCTGGCCGGAGCGCACCCTTGGGAGAAGCTGCCTGACTTGCCACGCGGCAGACGTCTTGTGGTGGTGTGCCAGGCCGGATTCGAGGCGCCCGTGATGGCCTGGCGGCTCAAACGCGCCGGCCACGACCCGGTGAGCGTGGTGATCGGGGGAATGGTGGCCTGCAAGTTGGCGGGGGTGGTGGGGTAG
- a CDS encoding PIN domain-containing protein, with protein MVFLDTNILLYAFDLHPESQLKRIIARELLLDRPHVSVQALTEFGAVRRRKCGEDPVAVAEKVTFLLGWCTSHDLSSQILLDALDLAGRYQLSHFDSLMVANALHRGGDVLLTEDLHSGLVIAGRLQILNPFV; from the coding sequence GTGGTCTTTCTTGATACGAACATTCTGCTTTATGCGTTTGATCTCCACCCGGAATCCCAGCTAAAGCGAATCATTGCCCGTGAATTATTGCTTGATCGCCCTCACGTGAGCGTTCAGGCGCTGACGGAGTTCGGCGCTGTCCGACGACGCAAGTGCGGCGAAGACCCTGTTGCCGTCGCGGAAAAGGTCACCTTTCTGCTGGGTTGGTGCACATCCCATGATCTTTCTTCGCAGATTCTTCTGGATGCTCTCGATTTGGCAGGCCGTTATCAGCTTTCCCATTTCGATTCGTTGATGGTGGCCAATGCACTTCATCGAGGCGGAGATGTGTTGCTCACGGAGGATCTTCACTCTGGATTGGTCATTGCGGGTCGATTACAGATTCTGAATCCCTTTGTTTGA
- a CDS encoding WYL domain-containing protein: MNQGSFGSQSPCADPSRTNRQVHHLSLFVWDGMPYLQARDPSAPQVTFKRYALSRISKPEVLEDSFRPPPRKEHPTCLGAFTGKIVLAKIRASKEVAFYVRERKWHPDQSLREKPDGSVEFTLPFGDADEAARWILGRGPGFCPVEPSTLVKAWREAVFRLAEQVPAG, from the coding sequence ATGAACCAGGGGTCATTCGGCTCTCAATCTCCTTGTGCAGATCCGTCGAGAACCAATCGACAAGTTCATCATCTGTCGCTTTTTGTCTGGGACGGGATGCCCTACCTGCAAGCACGCGATCCGTCGGCCCCGCAGGTCACGTTCAAACGTTACGCGCTGTCGCGGATCTCCAAGCCGGAAGTGCTTGAGGATTCCTTCCGTCCCCCTCCACGCAAGGAACACCCTACCTGCCTGGGCGCCTTTACCGGCAAGATCGTGCTCGCGAAGATCCGCGCTTCCAAGGAAGTGGCCTTCTATGTGCGCGAACGCAAATGGCACCCGGACCAGTCGCTTCGCGAGAAGCCCGATGGCTCGGTGGAGTTCACCCTTCCCTTCGGAGACGCGGACGAAGCCGCCCGCTGGATCCTAGGACGCGGCCCGGGCTTTTGTCCGGTGGAGCCCTCGACGCTGGTGAAGGCCTGGAGGGAGGCGGTTTTTCGATTGGCGGAGCAAGTTCCGGCTGGATAG
- a CDS encoding helix-turn-helix transcriptional regulator → MTPGSWLRELRDARGWTQQELGIRLGGISPRRISDWENNHRSISKEIAKRLTKIFRVSVEHFL, encoded by the coding sequence ATGACCCCTGGTTCATGGCTTCGGGAACTGCGTGATGCGCGCGGATGGACCCAGCAGGAGCTCGGGATTCGTTTGGGCGGAATCTCCCCACGTCGGATTTCTGATTGGGAAAACAATCACCGATCGATCAGCAAGGAGATCGCGAAGCGGTTGACCAAGATATTTCGTGTTTCGGTGGAGCACTTCCTATGA
- a CDS encoding DUF4419 domain-containing protein, producing MPRTFPHWLARFLALLLPLAQAFASSASADTAWMDGKMLSGRHEIAFHCARTMKIGTDTVRLFDTVKLGSWYHDIGFLRTSFLHRGSGMDSTMWIAESAQFLPKNTLGPWEDATEEGSRFVWRNGKIFASQPHRGAVGHTRGLWKGAILNVFGEVRGGKNLLPAFVGDSTLLTAPTDRSPTVPFVWKVPPGLTVDSDSFQLPPLCTLALTPTSPDASPGVSLRWLDSTGKPLEKPMFLPFKRGGPFPTLFARQGSLDWIIETDSTNFCQPRNGDIRGTVRIRPFPGQPFLPAGKSILQTLYGRFDTAKLENPITRIHPDGWEESILTAGWVLTESREGSLRSAAGSRQWAKGARSFRAQAPKDASSKVEMLQYHRPDLARMAPDPPRYGNDWAVDSFTPPLHPDVHFPWKASPPLWDTSSRLEVPGMGTARLDPHFWWTSPDTVEILAKIVLDSNWRRVFDRETLLVWNRFHRPLQQILTDTSPWRPRICDFRIHVNEYQGFPLADSSYLKPEDKPLFWVSSCTGDSMSMRMEGWFLKGSIDRSSEKPSKRYRGAIATEAGITFDSGSTRSQILSRTNGITFTVDDVDQKERLKIESDSGWIDGARWIAAQGIRRSFSGNDEESPTIDAKRIQPVAGRRGSLPLVEQGKSPFAGTFLLAWYQHLPVRLSPDQIWMAILDGVSLHIAKEPKKWRQRLKIGHSGKRELRLILDPDQYLSRNSPAFWETISARLLEAMPDSTQHLLEEHFLAKYTTTTPVAEVAYRMKILESVQPFFEYQGSVECGIPRITLEGTAADWIQLRTRARRLGKLGFTKWMNALDPILTQFVRASEGAPELSFWKSFFRSETSGGCDIVYEANGWITRFFPLDFQYDEFRFRKNLSSPLDLRFVPMGAGSFPFSLVDRTQPSLPTHHYRIVSGFVGVAQDSATGDLSPDIGWAVFEDSTGGR from the coding sequence ATGCCCCGGACCTTCCCCCACTGGCTTGCACGGTTCCTCGCCCTCCTTTTGCCCCTCGCCCAGGCATTCGCATCCTCCGCCTCTGCCGACACCGCTTGGATGGATGGCAAGATGCTTTCCGGCCGGCACGAGATCGCATTCCACTGCGCGCGAACCATGAAGATCGGAACCGACACCGTTCGCCTTTTCGATACGGTGAAGCTGGGGTCCTGGTATCATGACATTGGATTCTTGAGGACTTCGTTCCTCCATCGCGGATCAGGAATGGACAGTACGATGTGGATCGCGGAATCCGCCCAATTCCTACCAAAAAACACCTTGGGGCCGTGGGAAGACGCTACCGAGGAAGGCTCGCGGTTCGTGTGGCGAAACGGAAAAATCTTCGCCAGCCAACCGCATCGCGGAGCCGTTGGCCACACGCGAGGGCTATGGAAGGGCGCGATCCTGAACGTGTTCGGAGAGGTCCGTGGGGGCAAGAATCTCCTGCCGGCCTTCGTGGGAGATTCCACCCTCCTGACCGCCCCCACGGATCGGAGCCCTACGGTCCCGTTCGTCTGGAAAGTGCCACCAGGACTGACTGTGGATTCCGACAGTTTTCAACTCCCTCCCCTCTGCACCTTGGCCTTGACCCCGACATCCCCCGACGCCTCCCCTGGTGTTTCGCTGCGGTGGCTGGACAGCACCGGGAAGCCTCTGGAAAAACCGATGTTCCTCCCTTTCAAGCGAGGAGGCCCCTTCCCAACCCTTTTTGCCAGGCAGGGCTCCCTCGATTGGATCATCGAAACCGATTCCACCAATTTTTGTCAACCAAGGAACGGAGACATCCGGGGCACGGTCCGCATACGCCCCTTTCCCGGCCAACCCTTCCTACCTGCGGGAAAATCCATTCTCCAAACACTCTACGGGCGATTCGATACCGCGAAGCTGGAGAATCCGATCACCAGAATCCACCCGGATGGATGGGAGGAATCGATCCTCACGGCGGGATGGGTGCTCACAGAATCCAGGGAGGGATCCCTGAGGTCCGCGGCTGGATCCAGGCAGTGGGCAAAAGGAGCCCGTTCCTTCCGCGCCCAGGCACCCAAGGATGCCTCTTCCAAGGTCGAGATGCTCCAGTATCACCGTCCGGACCTGGCCAGAATGGCTCCCGACCCACCCCGCTACGGGAACGATTGGGCGGTCGATTCGTTCACACCTCCCCTTCATCCCGATGTTCACTTTCCCTGGAAAGCGTCCCCTCCCCTCTGGGACACCTCCTCCCGGCTGGAGGTCCCCGGCATGGGAACAGCCCGATTGGACCCGCACTTCTGGTGGACCAGTCCCGATACGGTGGAAATACTCGCGAAAATCGTTCTCGATTCGAATTGGAGACGGGTCTTCGATCGCGAGACGCTGCTTGTCTGGAACAGGTTCCATCGCCCACTCCAACAGATTTTGACAGACACTTCCCCCTGGCGCCCTCGGATCTGCGATTTCCGCATCCACGTCAACGAATACCAAGGATTCCCACTCGCGGACTCCTCCTACCTCAAGCCGGAAGACAAGCCTCTGTTCTGGGTCTCTTCCTGCACGGGCGACTCCATGAGCATGCGGATGGAAGGATGGTTCCTGAAAGGAAGCATCGATCGAAGTTCGGAAAAGCCCTCGAAGCGCTACCGCGGAGCCATCGCGACCGAGGCGGGAATCACCTTCGATTCGGGATCCACAAGAAGCCAGATCTTGTCAAGAACGAACGGGATCACCTTCACCGTGGACGATGTCGACCAGAAGGAGCGTCTGAAGATTGAATCCGACTCCGGTTGGATCGATGGCGCCCGATGGATCGCAGCCCAGGGTATCCGGCGCTCATTTTCCGGGAACGACGAAGAAAGCCCGACCATCGACGCGAAGCGAATCCAACCCGTGGCGGGTCGGAGGGGATCCCTACCGCTGGTGGAACAAGGAAAGAGCCCGTTCGCGGGCACCTTCCTCCTGGCGTGGTACCAGCACCTTCCGGTTCGGCTGTCGCCCGACCAGATCTGGATGGCCATCCTGGACGGCGTGTCGCTGCACATCGCAAAAGAGCCCAAGAAATGGCGCCAACGACTGAAGATCGGCCACTCCGGAAAGCGTGAGCTGAGGCTCATCCTGGATCCCGACCAGTATCTGTCCCGGAATTCGCCGGCGTTTTGGGAAACGATTTCCGCTCGCCTTCTGGAAGCGATGCCCGATTCCACGCAACACCTCCTGGAAGAACACTTCCTGGCCAAGTACACGACCACCACTCCCGTCGCCGAGGTCGCCTACCGCATGAAGATCCTGGAATCCGTCCAGCCGTTCTTCGAATACCAGGGCAGCGTGGAGTGCGGCATTCCCCGCATCACCCTGGAAGGCACCGCCGCTGACTGGATCCAGTTGCGCACCCGTGCCCGCCGCCTGGGGAAGCTGGGCTTCACCAAGTGGATGAACGCGCTGGACCCGATCCTCACGCAGTTCGTTCGCGCCTCGGAAGGCGCACCCGAGCTCTCCTTCTGGAAGTCTTTTTTTCGATCGGAGACGTCCGGAGGATGCGACATCGTCTACGAAGCCAACGGATGGATCACCCGTTTCTTCCCGTTGGACTTCCAATACGACGAATTCCGTTTTCGCAAGAACCTCTCGAGCCCTCTGGACCTGCGCTTCGTGCCCATGGGCGCCGGAAGCTTTCCCTTCTCGTTGGTCGACCGCACGCAGCCCTCCCTACCCACCCATCACTACCGCATCGTGTCGGGATTTGTCGGGGTGGCCCAGGACAGCGCCACCGGCGATCTATCACCCGATATCGGGTGGGCGGTGTTCGAGGATTCCACGGGGGGGAGGTGA